A stretch of the Acyrthosiphon pisum isolate AL4f chromosome A2, pea_aphid_22Mar2018_4r6ur, whole genome shotgun sequence genome encodes the following:
- the LOC107883098 gene encoding uncharacterized protein LOC107883098 yields MLSTKNVKITNLYKERIELLALHYPYNDKEHTLVGNIQLIDVMGTLTSTITKLFNNLPSYTKVNVCKNMLCPNYMTVQKYPVLSLCAFDGYINVQEEIEKYFLTEEVDCIEYPSRRKHTFNAKSHTLIELVSLPKELEASTSYADITEICNVPQNYVKPVLWDLEEIPKILIIRTKEYYLRSAIVFVSGDRSGLRVSTGHYKSIVWRDNDRWEVYDDLKETATNLHGKKQNVEFLIYTI; encoded by the exons ATgttaagtacaaaaaatgtaaaaataactaatttgtaTAAAGAACGAATAGAATTATTGGCACTACATTACCCATATAATGATAAAGAGCATACTCTAGTAGGTAATATACAACTAATTGATGTTATGGGAACATTAACATCTACAATAACAAAACTATTCAACAATTTGCCATCATATACAAAAGTGAATGTTtgcaaaaatatgttatgtccTAATTATATGACTGTACAAAAATACCCAGTCCTTTCGTTATGTGCTTTTGATGGTTACATAAATGTACaagaagaaattgaaaaatattttttaactgaagAAGTAGACTGTATTGAATATCCGTCAAGAAGGAAACACACATTCAATGCAAAATCCCATACATTGATTGAGCTTGTGTCACTTCCAAAAG AACTTGAAGCATCGACAAGTTATGCAGACATTACTGAAATCTGTAATGTTCctcaaaattatgtaaaaccaGTTTTATGGGACTTGGAGGAAATAccgaaaatattgataataagaACCAAAGAATACTATTTAAGAAGTGCAATCGTATTTGTAAGTGGGGATCGCTCTGGTCTAAGAGTATCCACTGGACATTATAAGTCAATAGTATGGCGAGACAATGATCGGTGGGAAGTGTATGATGACCTTAAAGAAACAGCTACAAATCTccatggaaaaaaacaaaatgtagaatttttaatatacacaatataa